A stretch of Microbacterium sp. 4R-513 DNA encodes these proteins:
- a CDS encoding Lrp/AsnC family transcriptional regulator, with the protein MSGDQTTDGMPPARVDDPVDASIIREVSRDARATLADMSKAVGLSVSAVQARLRRLEARGVIVGYRAVLDPEAVGRPLAAFIEITPLDPAQPDNAPELLEHLTAIEACHSIAGDASYMLFVRVPSPRELEALIRDIRLAASVNTRTTVVLQTFYENRPVEPAQGDDVAGPDR; encoded by the coding sequence ATGAGTGGTGACCAGACGACGGACGGGATGCCGCCCGCCCGCGTCGACGATCCGGTCGATGCGAGCATCATCCGCGAGGTGTCACGCGACGCGCGAGCGACGCTCGCCGACATGTCGAAGGCCGTCGGCCTGTCGGTCTCGGCCGTCCAGGCGCGCCTGCGTCGCCTCGAGGCCCGCGGGGTCATCGTCGGCTACCGCGCGGTGCTCGACCCGGAGGCGGTGGGCCGGCCGCTCGCGGCATTCATCGAGATCACGCCGCTCGATCCCGCTCAGCCGGACAACGCGCCCGAGCTGCTCGAGCACCTCACGGCGATCGAGGCCTGCCACTCCATCGCGGGCGACGCGAGCTACATGCTCTTCGTGCGGGTCCCGTCGCCGCGCGAGCTGGAAGCCCTCATCCGCGACATCCGTCTGGCGGCGTCGGTCAACACGCGCACGACAGTGGTGCTCCAGACCTTCTACGAGAACCGGCCGGTCGAGCCCGCGCAAGGGGACGACGTGGCGGGCCCGGACCGATAG
- a CDS encoding histidine kinase — protein MFRRLTTAQIVVDVLLAGLFAAVAAPIEIALGRTVDSNALGTALVVVIFAGALAVRRLSPGLSLGLAWLGAIVQMSFGRSPGFADFAIFAVLYATAAYGSRLVFWLGFSSTIVGAAVITLYLFAGPVVVTGLDWSTITTAAAVLIAATFALMLAWTVGALVRTALRARVTREAQRRAEEETVAEQERVRIARDMHDVVAHSLAVVIAQADGARYAAASDPTVATAALGTISSTARSALADVRLLLSQLRHSQGDGPQPTLADLEELYAQVRAAGVDLRVDIDPAPPGEPPAAVQLAVYRVLQEALTNALRHGDGGTVNVRIAWLADRVDLSVRNRTKTDAAPGAGHGVIGMRERAQLAGGSLTAEAVDGAFVVRASLPVGAAA, from the coding sequence ATGTTCCGCCGCCTCACGACCGCCCAGATCGTCGTCGACGTCCTGCTCGCGGGCCTCTTCGCCGCTGTCGCGGCCCCCATCGAGATCGCGCTGGGACGGACCGTCGACAGCAACGCGCTCGGGACGGCGCTCGTCGTCGTGATCTTCGCGGGGGCGCTCGCGGTGCGCCGGCTCTCGCCGGGCCTGTCGCTCGGCCTCGCGTGGCTGGGCGCGATCGTACAGATGAGCTTCGGCCGCAGCCCCGGATTCGCCGACTTCGCGATCTTCGCCGTGCTGTACGCCACGGCGGCGTATGGATCGCGCCTGGTCTTCTGGCTCGGGTTCTCGTCGACGATCGTCGGCGCGGCCGTCATCACGCTCTACCTCTTCGCGGGACCGGTCGTCGTCACGGGGCTCGACTGGTCCACGATCACGACGGCGGCGGCCGTGCTCATCGCGGCGACGTTCGCGCTGATGCTCGCGTGGACGGTCGGCGCGCTCGTCCGCACGGCACTGCGCGCGCGGGTCACCCGCGAAGCGCAGCGCCGCGCCGAGGAGGAGACCGTCGCGGAGCAGGAGCGGGTGCGGATCGCACGCGACATGCACGACGTCGTGGCGCACTCGCTCGCCGTCGTCATCGCGCAGGCCGACGGGGCGCGGTATGCCGCGGCATCCGATCCCACGGTCGCCACGGCCGCCCTCGGCACCATCTCGTCGACGGCCCGTTCGGCGCTCGCGGACGTGCGGCTGCTCCTGTCGCAGCTGCGCCACAGCCAGGGCGACGGCCCGCAGCCGACCCTGGCCGACCTCGAAGAGCTCTACGCGCAGGTGCGGGCTGCGGGCGTCGACCTGCGCGTCGACATCGACCCCGCCCCGCCGGGCGAGCCCCCGGCCGCCGTGCAGCTCGCCGTGTACCGCGTGCTTCAGGAGGCCCTCACGAATGCCCTGCGCCACGGCGACGGGGGGACGGTGAATGTGCGGATCGCCTGGCTCGCGGACCGCGTCGACCTCTCGGTGCGGAATCGGACGAAGACGGATGCCGCGCCCGGCGCGGGACACGGCGTCATCGGCATGCGCGAGCGTGCCCAGCTCGCCGGCGGGAGCCTCACCGCCGAAGCGGTCGACGGGGCGTTCGTGGTCCGGGCGAGTCTCCCGGTCGGGGCGGCCGCATGA
- a CDS encoding helix-turn-helix transcriptional regulator, with amino-acid sequence MRRRAGTLVPLEAQILDAALRLRRSGDEHFHGFALAKMLAGDGSTLTAHGTLYKALGRLEKAGLLESEWEDAEAAQDEGRPRRRLYGVTGAGQLALAAHRAETAHVAPVGRAAWEAL; translated from the coding sequence ATGAGACGACGTGCGGGAACGCTGGTGCCTCTCGAGGCGCAGATCCTCGACGCGGCGCTGCGGCTGCGCCGGTCCGGCGACGAGCACTTCCACGGGTTCGCGCTCGCGAAGATGCTCGCCGGCGACGGGTCGACGCTCACGGCGCACGGCACCCTCTACAAGGCGCTCGGCAGGCTCGAGAAGGCCGGTCTGCTCGAGAGCGAGTGGGAGGATGCCGAAGCCGCGCAGGATGAGGGGCGTCCGCGCCGCCGTCTCTATGGCGTGACGGGCGCGGGCCAGCTCGCGCTCGCCGCGCACCGGGCCGAGACCGCGCACGTCGCCCCCGTCGGGCGCGCCGCGTGGGAGGCGCTATGA
- a CDS encoding diacylglycerol kinase family protein gives MGKQGKSLEPHPTGAGVLIVRNPQSGRDVIRRDPGGLIGERLPEARVHELLEGELLSDVVARAIEGEDPPTVLGILGGDGSVSRMAHLARQHGLPLLVLPGGTFNHFARAVGLESVDAAIDALVAGEGMPVTAAEVCADDGEPVTVLNAVSVGTYPQVIAEREDRMDDMGKWFGGVAATWRALRDATPVVIGRDGRHAKVWSVFVSVGRNAPDRVAMMQRQTIHDDLLDVRIHHARGSRLRAVASLAFGRKTTAILRAVRLMPPDSDVERLVVRELTLSVRAADGGPSIYVHDGELEEETPRGYVLRCIVVPEALRVYAPGAARE, from the coding sequence ATGGGGAAGCAGGGGAAGTCTCTCGAGCCGCATCCGACGGGTGCGGGTGTGCTCATCGTGCGGAATCCGCAGTCGGGGCGGGATGTGATCCGGCGCGATCCCGGCGGTCTGATCGGCGAGCGGCTCCCCGAGGCGCGGGTGCACGAGCTCCTCGAGGGAGAGCTGCTGAGCGATGTCGTCGCCCGCGCGATCGAGGGCGAGGACCCGCCCACTGTGCTGGGCATCCTCGGCGGCGACGGGTCGGTGTCGCGCATGGCGCACCTGGCGCGACAGCACGGCCTTCCGCTGCTCGTGCTCCCGGGCGGCACCTTCAACCACTTCGCGCGGGCCGTCGGGCTCGAGAGCGTCGACGCCGCGATCGATGCGCTGGTGGCGGGTGAAGGAATGCCGGTGACCGCCGCCGAGGTCTGCGCAGACGACGGCGAGCCGGTCACGGTGCTCAACGCGGTCTCGGTCGGCACCTACCCGCAGGTCATCGCGGAGCGCGAGGACCGTATGGACGACATGGGCAAGTGGTTCGGCGGCGTGGCGGCGACCTGGCGTGCGCTGCGCGACGCGACCCCGGTCGTCATCGGCAGGGACGGGCGCCACGCGAAGGTCTGGTCGGTCTTCGTGAGCGTCGGCCGCAACGCCCCCGACCGCGTCGCGATGATGCAGCGGCAGACGATCCACGACGACCTTCTTGATGTCCGCATCCATCACGCGCGGGGCTCCCGGCTGCGCGCCGTCGCATCGCTCGCCTTCGGACGCAAGACGACGGCGATCCTCCGCGCGGTCCGCCTCATGCCCCCGGACTCCGATGTCGAGCGGCTCGTCGTGCGCGAGCTGACGCTGTCGGTGCGCGCGGCGGACGGCGGCCCCTCGATCTATGTGCACGACGGCGAGCTGGAGGAGGAGACCCCGCGCGGCTATGTGCTGCGGTGCATCGTCGTGCCCGAGGCGCTGCGGGTATACGCGCCGGGGGCCGCCCGCGAGTAG
- a CDS encoding ABC transporter ATP-binding protein, producing the protein MHISSTDLGLAARVQQLTKTYGTGEGEVTALDSVSVGIRRGEFTAIMGPSGSGKSTLMHIMAGLDAPTRGRAWIGDTEITGLSDLDLTVLRRRRVGFVFQAFNLVPTLDALGNILLPFDLDGRRPSALERARIDGLVESLGLGSRLRHRPHQLSGGQQQRVAIARALATAPDLVFADEPTGNLDSRSGREVLTLLQTATREHGQSIAMVTHDPIAASHADRVLFLGDGRITADKPRQTAEEISAYMLAAELGAGSPAATAAPATAAAEVSA; encoded by the coding sequence ATGCACATCTCATCGACCGACCTGGGCCTGGCCGCCCGGGTCCAGCAGCTCACCAAGACCTACGGCACCGGCGAGGGCGAGGTCACGGCGCTCGACAGCGTGAGCGTCGGCATCCGTCGCGGCGAGTTCACGGCCATCATGGGCCCGTCCGGGTCCGGCAAGTCGACGCTCATGCACATCATGGCGGGACTGGATGCCCCGACCCGAGGCCGCGCCTGGATCGGCGACACCGAGATCACGGGTCTGAGCGACCTCGACCTCACGGTCCTGCGCCGCCGCCGCGTGGGCTTCGTCTTCCAGGCCTTCAACCTCGTGCCGACCCTCGACGCCCTCGGCAACATCCTGCTTCCCTTCGACCTCGACGGACGCCGGCCGTCGGCGCTCGAGCGTGCCCGCATCGACGGCCTCGTCGAGTCGCTGGGTCTCGGCTCGCGTCTGCGCCACCGCCCGCACCAGCTCTCGGGCGGCCAGCAGCAGCGGGTCGCCATCGCCCGCGCTCTGGCGACGGCGCCCGATCTCGTCTTCGCCGACGAGCCGACGGGCAATCTCGACTCGCGCAGCGGCCGCGAGGTGCTCACGCTCCTGCAGACGGCGACCCGCGAGCACGGCCAGTCGATCGCGATGGTGACGCACGACCCCATCGCCGCGAGTCATGCCGACCGCGTGCTCTTCCTCGGCGACGGCCGCATCACCGCCGACAAGCCGCGTCAGACCGCCGAGGAGATCTCGGCGTACATGCTCGCCGCCGAGCTCGGTGCGGGCTCGCCGGCTGCGACGGCCGCCCCGGCCACCGCCGCCGCGGAGGTGTCGGCATGA
- a CDS encoding hemerythrin domain-containing protein — translation MPATPLPPSGDVPKAKTCDASGMAEIHRMYKAGFGEAPRLVRGVAQGDTAHAEVVAGQLDLLSAALHAHHEGEDERLWAPLAERAPACAVHVERMKQHHAELLVHLNAMDAALPAWRRSAGTMDAAPLLAALDGVNGALAVHLPDEETNIVPVMETVITQPEVEWFSEHGRKATPKGQTWNSLGLILESQPDGGDQWMRKNLPGPVRLLWRWVGKPKYAKHRAALEGR, via the coding sequence ATGCCCGCCACTCCCCTGCCGCCGAGCGGTGACGTCCCGAAGGCCAAGACGTGCGATGCGAGCGGCATGGCCGAGATCCATCGCATGTACAAGGCGGGGTTCGGCGAGGCGCCGCGTCTCGTGAGGGGAGTCGCCCAGGGCGACACCGCACACGCCGAGGTCGTCGCGGGCCAGCTCGACCTGCTGTCGGCAGCGCTGCACGCCCACCACGAGGGCGAGGACGAGCGGCTCTGGGCGCCCCTGGCCGAGCGCGCCCCGGCGTGCGCCGTGCACGTCGAGCGCATGAAGCAGCACCACGCCGAGCTGCTCGTGCACCTGAACGCGATGGATGCCGCGCTGCCGGCGTGGCGACGGTCGGCGGGGACCATGGATGCCGCGCCCCTCCTGGCGGCGCTCGACGGCGTCAACGGAGCCCTGGCGGTGCACCTGCCCGACGAGGAGACGAACATCGTGCCGGTCATGGAGACGGTCATCACCCAGCCCGAGGTGGAGTGGTTCTCGGAGCACGGCCGCAAGGCGACTCCGAAGGGGCAGACCTGGAACTCGCTCGGACTCATCCTCGAGTCGCAGCCCGACGGCGGCGATCAGTGGATGCGCAAGAACCTGCCCGGGCCCGTGCGGCTGCTCTGGCGCTGGGTCGGCAAGCCGAAGTACGCGAAGCACCGCGCCGCCCTCGAAGGGCGCTGA
- a CDS encoding ABC transporter permease, producing MTAVAVDGRMPRAAASAPLVWLRERGMGASILVAALSSAFGVVLISATGFIAAILRADPYVGDSGTLAFVLSFLTTLLVGVAVYVAAIVTANTFSTVVAGRTRQIALLRLIGASARSQRGEVARQGLTVGVIGAFTGLVAGTALAGAGVWLMIELLGLQGVSYSVVQGALLIPAAIVALTTWAAAWAGSRRVLTVTPLQALGGSVEASHETLARRSGRNIVALVLFAIGGGLLALGILAGLYTPLGVMVAFVGGILSFTGLALGATLVMPPILRLVGRAFGSSATARLAAENALRYPERSSRMAIGVVMGVTLVTMFAVALETVKAVLTMSAGGELPGEMSTVIDSFAAIMMGLVAVSAVIAGVGLVNLLTLGVVQRRRELGLLRALGLSNGQVRRVVLLEAAHITIAALVTGLVLGIAYGWAGAQSLLGSVPIDPEAPRTMNLVAPAVPFWPVVIIVAATAALTLVAAVVPTRLATRVAPVEALAE from the coding sequence ATGACCGCCGTCGCGGTGGACGGACGGATGCCTCGAGCCGCGGCATCCGCCCCCCTCGTGTGGCTCCGCGAACGCGGTATGGGCGCGAGCATCCTCGTCGCGGCCCTGTCGAGCGCCTTCGGCGTCGTGCTCATCTCGGCGACCGGCTTCATCGCGGCGATACTGCGCGCCGACCCGTACGTCGGCGACAGCGGCACGCTCGCCTTCGTTCTGAGCTTCCTCACGACGCTGCTGGTGGGCGTCGCCGTCTACGTCGCGGCGATCGTGACGGCGAACACCTTCTCGACCGTCGTCGCCGGACGCACGCGGCAGATCGCCTTGCTCCGGCTCATCGGAGCTTCGGCGCGGTCTCAGCGCGGCGAGGTCGCCCGCCAGGGCCTCACGGTCGGCGTCATCGGCGCCTTCACCGGCCTCGTCGCCGGCACGGCGCTCGCCGGGGCGGGGGTGTGGCTGATGATCGAGCTCCTCGGCCTGCAAGGCGTGTCGTACTCGGTCGTCCAGGGGGCGCTCCTCATCCCCGCCGCGATCGTCGCCCTCACGACGTGGGCCGCCGCATGGGCGGGATCCCGGCGCGTGCTGACCGTGACTCCGCTGCAGGCGCTCGGCGGCTCGGTCGAGGCATCCCACGAGACCCTCGCCCGCCGCAGCGGACGCAACATCGTCGCGCTTGTGCTCTTCGCGATCGGCGGCGGCCTGCTCGCCCTGGGCATCCTCGCGGGGCTCTACACGCCGCTCGGCGTGATGGTCGCGTTCGTCGGAGGCATCCTCTCGTTCACGGGGCTCGCGCTCGGCGCGACGCTCGTCATGCCGCCGATCCTGCGGCTCGTCGGCCGTGCCTTCGGCTCGTCGGCGACGGCGCGCCTCGCCGCCGAGAACGCCCTGCGCTACCCCGAGCGGTCAAGCCGTATGGCGATCGGGGTGGTCATGGGGGTGACGCTCGTCACGATGTTCGCCGTCGCCCTCGAGACGGTGAAGGCCGTGCTCACGATGTCGGCCGGTGGCGAGCTGCCCGGCGAGATGTCGACCGTGATCGACTCGTTCGCAGCGATCATGATGGGGCTCGTCGCCGTCTCCGCGGTCATCGCGGGTGTCGGCCTCGTCAACCTCCTGACCCTCGGAGTCGTGCAGCGTCGCCGCGAGCTGGGCCTTCTCCGGGCCCTCGGCCTGTCGAACGGACAGGTGCGCCGGGTCGTGCTCCTCGAGGCCGCCCACATCACGATCGCCGCTCTCGTGACCGGGCTGGTGCTCGGCATCGCGTACGGCTGGGCCGGCGCGCAGTCGCTCCTCGGATCGGTGCCGATCGATCCGGAGGCACCGCGCACCATGAACCTCGTGGCACCGGCGGTGCCGTTCTGGCCCGTCGTCATCATCGTCGCGGCGACCGCTGC